The following coding sequences lie in one Spinacia oleracea cultivar Varoflay chromosome 1, BTI_SOV_V1, whole genome shotgun sequence genomic window:
- the LOC110793626 gene encoding 3-ketoacyl-CoA synthase 19: MELLTALYLFPVLYIAYLLCKRVIKKRDQCCYMLHYECFKPPEDRKLSTESCASIVFRNKRLRIEEFRYLLKTMVSSGIGESTYCPKNVLEGREASPTLTDSLEEMDEIIFATLDKLFDKSGISPTDVDILIVNVSLLATIPSLTSRVVNRYKMRHDIKTFNVTGMGCSASLIAIDMVQQLFKVHKNMNAIIVSTESMGTNWYTGRDRSFMLSNCLFRTGGCSMLFSNNRHLKHRAIIKLNYLLRTHLGADDAAYKCCFQKEDDEGYPGFCLTRHLPKAAAQALTENLKVLVPRIIPLWELIRYFIVSSCWTKGELEKAGKGLNFKAGIQHFCIHPGGRAVIDSTGKGLQLSDYDLEPARMTLHRWGNTSAAGFWYVLGYMEAKKRLKKGDKILMISLGAGFKCNNCLWEVMRDLKDRNAWDDCIDEYPAEKIVNPFMARYSWINDEVLSFVRLN; this comes from the coding sequence ATGGAACTTCTCACAGCACTCTATCTCTTTCCTGTCTTGTACATCGCTTACCTTCTCTGCAAGCGGGTCATTAAAAAGAGGGATCAATGCTGCTACATGCTTCACTACGAGTGCTTCAAGCCTCCGGAAGATAGGAAGCTAAGCACTGAATCGTGTGCCAGCATCGTATTCCGTAATAAAAGACTCCGTATAGAGGAATTTAGGTACCTGTTGAAAACCATGGTGAGTTCTGGCATTGGAGAGTCAACTTACTGTCCCAAAAATGTCCTTGAAGGTAGAGAAGCAAGTCCTACTCTTACTGATTCCCTGGAGGAGATGGATGAAATCATCTTTGCAACACTTGACAAGCTATTTGATAAATCAGGGATATCCCCAACAGATGTTGATATCCTCATCGTCAACGTCTCCTTGCTAGCTACAATCCCCTCCCTCACATCCCGGGTTGTTAACCGTTACAAGATGCGGCACGACATTAAGACGTTTAATGTCACGGGAATGGGTTGTAGTGCAAGCCTCATTGCCATTGATATGGTCCAGCAACTGTTTAAAGTACACAAGAATATGAATGCTATTATTGTTAGCACTGAATCCATGGGAACAAACTGGTACACGGGCAGAGACCGATCCTTCATGCTCTCCAACTGCCTGTTCCGCACAGGGGGTTGCTCGATGCTCTTCTCAAACAACAGACATTTGAAACATCGTGCTATCATCAAGCTCAACTACTTATTGAGAACCCACCTTGGAGCAGACGATGCGGCATACAAGTGTTGCTTTCAAAAAGAAGACGATGAGGGGTACCCTGGATTTTGTCTCACTAGGCACCTCCCAAAGGCAGCTGCTCAAGCCCTTACTGAGAATCTTAAGGTGCTAGTGCCTAGGATCATACCTCTTTGGGAGCTAATCCGGTATTTTATTGTATCTAGTTGTTGGACAAAGGGTGAACTTGAAAAAGCTGGGAAAGGATTGAATTTCAAGGCTGGTATTCAACACTTCTGCATACATCCAGGTGGTAGAGCAGTTATTGATAGTACTGGAAAAGGATTGCAGCTCAGTGATTATGATTTGGAACCTGCTAGGATGACACTACACAGATGGGGGAATACCTCAGCCGCTGGCTTCTGGTATGTTCTGGGTTACATGGAGGCTAAAAAGAGACTCAAGAAAGGCGATAAGATTCTCATGATCAGTCTTGGGGCAGGATTCAAGTGCAACAATTGTTTGTGGGAGGTAATGCGGGATTTGAAGGACAGGAATGCCTGGGATGACTGCATAGATGAATACCCTGCGGAAAAAATTGTAAATCCTTTCATGGCAAGGTACAGCTGGATCAACGATGAAGTACTAAGTTTCGTTAGACTGAACTAG